Proteins found in one Candidatus Poribacteria bacterium genomic segment:
- a CDS encoding DUF4007 family protein gives MKKGVDAVTEDPTIFSSENASVVLGVGKNMVASIRHWCTVAQLIKKVDDPQRGSLTPTKLGEAIFDDKKGFDPYLDDPATLWLIHLQIATNINQATAWYWAFNISRDNQFTPDTFKKELSEWTQQQKESVRSISDTTLQRDVNCFIRTYCHSRHNANAAIAEETFDCPLVDLKLMTELPERNRYEFQRGEKETLPIEIVIATLLAFWDASFPEGEVMPFRDLMYAPLSPGRIFRLDEDTMVLYLERLEHLTNEVLRYDETADLKQVYRDGNLNPMELLARYYA, from the coding sequence TTGAAAAAAGGTGTTGATGCGGTTACAGAAGATCCAACCATATTTTCATCGGAAAACGCTTCCGTCGTTTTAGGTGTTGGAAAAAACATGGTGGCATCTATCCGACACTGGTGCACCGTTGCCCAACTCATCAAAAAAGTTGATGACCCTCAACGCGGAAGTTTGACCCCAACCAAACTCGGTGAGGCTATTTTTGACGACAAAAAGGGATTCGATCCATACCTTGATGATCCAGCGACTTTATGGTTAATTCACTTGCAAATCGCAACGAATATCAATCAGGCAACTGCATGGTATTGGGCATTTAATATCTCAAGGGATAACCAATTCACACCCGACACATTTAAAAAGGAATTATCCGAGTGGACACAACAACAGAAAGAATCCGTTCGATCTATCTCCGATACTACACTTCAACGGGATGTTAATTGCTTCATCCGAACTTACTGTCATTCACGCCATAATGCTAATGCTGCGATAGCTGAGGAGACATTTGACTGCCCGCTCGTAGATCTCAAATTAATGACCGAATTGCCAGAGAGAAATAGGTATGAATTCCAGCGGGGTGAAAAGGAAACACTACCAATTGAGATTGTTATAGCAACGTTGCTTGCCTTTTGGGATGCGAGTTTTCCTGAAGGGGAAGTAATGCCTTTTAGAGACCTCATGTACGCACCGCTAAGTCCAGGACGAATCTTCAGGTTAGATGAAGACACGATGGTTTTGTATCTTGAAAGGCTTGAACATCTTACGAATGAAGTATTACGGTATGATGAAACTGCCGACTTGAAACAGGTCTATCGAGATGGAAATTTAAATCCAATGGAACTTTTAGCGAGGTATTATGCTTAA
- a CDS encoding AAA-like domain-containing protein: LWSFPRGRFFLPNLKDWDSKTDNSLEQFTTLAENQRIFLIIDEFDGIPQDAINGFLRSLRRIYLTGREVRSPYSVGIVGVKNITQLNYDRSISPFNIQDEFTLRNFTLEQVRELLTQYTDEVGQQFASKVVETIHKQTAGQPFLVNRFAQILTEELGIPKSETIEIVHFSEAHKQLLRERNTNISHLITNVRRDQRFERMLMRIAFYQESRRFNFDNDII, encoded by the coding sequence GCTTTGGTCCTTTCCAAGAGGGCGGTTTTTCCTCCCAAACCTAAAGGATTGGGATTCCAAAACCGACAATTCCCTTGAACAGTTTACCACCTTAGCGGAAAACCAACGGATCTTCCTTATCATCGACGAATTCGACGGTATTCCACAGGACGCTATCAACGGATTTCTCCGTTCACTCCGCCGGATATATCTCACTGGACGCGAGGTCCGTTCCCCGTATAGTGTCGGTATTGTCGGGGTTAAAAACATTACACAACTCAATTACGATCGCTCCATCTCACCGTTCAACATACAGGACGAGTTCACACTCCGAAACTTCACTTTAGAACAGGTTCGTGAACTCCTTACCCAGTACACCGACGAGGTCGGACAACAATTCGCCTCTAAAGTCGTTGAAACGATCCATAAACAGACAGCAGGACAACCGTTCCTCGTCAATAGGTTCGCGCAGATTCTCACTGAGGAACTCGGTATCCCCAAAAGCGAAACGATTGAGATAGTCCACTTTTCTGAGGCACACAAACAACTCCTGAGGGAGCGTAACACTAACATTTCACACCTGATTACAAATGTACGTAGAGATCAACGCTTTGAAAGAATGCTTATGCGTATCGCTTTTTACCAAGAAAGTAGACGCTTTAATTTCGATAATGACATTATCAG
- a CDS encoding DUF1080 domain-containing protein — protein MTQTPPESAVILFDGTDLSNWTSLDGSEPGWQVEGDAMLVVPRSGDVISKETFTDHFVHVEFRCPDMPEATGQAKGNSGVFLQGRYEVQVLDSYGIEVPGMGDCGAIYNQFAPLVNACKPPLEWQTYDITFRAPRFNDAGEMTEGPRITVIQNGLVIINNAQLAGTTGGSIDSEASTPGPLKLQDHGNDVRYRNIWAVSLPLEGSDKY, from the coding sequence ATGACACAAACTCCTCCAGAATCCGCTGTCATCCTCTTTGACGGCACAGACCTCAGCAATTGGACAAGCTTAGATGGGAGCGAACCGGGTTGGCAGGTCGAAGGCGACGCAATGCTTGTCGTCCCGCGTAGCGGCGATGTCATCAGCAAGGAAACCTTCACGGATCATTTCGTTCATGTCGAATTTAGATGTCCCGATATGCCTGAAGCAACAGGACAGGCAAAAGGCAACAGCGGTGTCTTCCTTCAAGGCAGATATGAAGTCCAAGTCTTGGATTCTTACGGCATCGAAGTCCCCGGAATGGGCGATTGCGGCGCAATTTACAACCAGTTCGCACCGCTCGTCAACGCTTGCAAACCACCGCTTGAGTGGCAGACCTACGATATTACCTTCCGGGCACCCCGCTTCAACGATGCAGGCGAAATGACTGAAGGTCCCCGGATAACTGTTATTCAGAACGGCTTGGTCATCATCAACAACGCGCAACTCGCTGGCACAACCGGCGGAAGTATCGATTCAGAAGCCTCTACACCGGGTCCACTGAAACTGCAAGACCATGGCAATGACGTTCGGTACCGGAACATCTGGGCAGTCTCCCTCCCACTTGAGGGTTCGGACAAATATTAG
- a CDS encoding histidinol-phosphate transaminase, whose protein sequence is MRLTFIYPVYPTQAEERILEKWLVHLCDLQNSARHDRLVAYETEGAFVSLSDQQTLLRVARETYNDFREVPQDFQNHALRRNDKAFTAFRKRCKENAAKKGYPRYKKRVRSLTWSLRKYTHASWSTFFQWCADIAERDGLHFHQVDPKNTSQTCSACGQKSQKKLSLAIRTFNSQSCGTSLDRDHNAALNILFRAETCAHRGERWVTDLYEGTYKTQNSYCFLLQEQVFRLGYIDKRRWCAIIELYLGVCGGRACSHRDKRIEKRSVMLKPKPSIDTIQPYQGGKPIEEVRRELGITDIIKLASNENPLGPSPLAMQAISESATQVHFYPDGNAYYLKEDLAASLGISAEHLILGNGSNDVLQLVAEAYVAPGDEVIYAAGAFVVYSVVTRLCSATAVVVPMVAHTHDLSAMAAAITDKTKVIFVANPNNPTGTMVTADETVAFMERVPDHVLVVFDEAYYEYVDRSDYPQTLPYVLEGRNFIITRTFSKIYGLAGLRIGYGIAPPPLIETLNRVRQPFNCSLVGQAAARAALKDTPHVTTSREQNAIGKAFLYGAFDNMGLRYVKSEGNFIMLHLEQSGTDIAEALLKEGVIVRPITGYGYPNAVRVTIGTQQENEKFIDALTKCKDLK, encoded by the coding sequence ATGAGATTAACATTTATATATCCTGTGTATCCGACACAGGCAGAAGAAAGAATATTAGAAAAGTGGTTGGTACACCTTTGCGACCTTCAGAACTCCGCTCGCCACGATAGACTCGTTGCGTATGAGACGGAAGGTGCTTTTGTGTCGCTCTCTGACCAACAAACCCTTCTCAGGGTCGCGCGCGAGACGTATAACGACTTCCGTGAGGTTCCCCAAGATTTTCAAAACCATGCGCTCCGCAGAAACGACAAAGCGTTTACAGCTTTCCGTAAACGTTGTAAAGAAAACGCTGCGAAAAAAGGTTACCCTCGCTATAAAAAGCGTGTGCGTTCTCTGACGTGGAGTCTTCGCAAATATACCCATGCGTCTTGGAGCACCTTCTTTCAGTGGTGTGCCGACATAGCCGAAAGAGACGGTCTGCACTTCCACCAAGTTGACCCGAAGAATACCTCGCAAACCTGCTCTGCTTGTGGTCAGAAGTCGCAAAAGAAACTCTCTCTTGCGATACGAACCTTTAATTCTCAGTCTTGTGGAACTTCGTTAGACCGAGACCATAACGCTGCATTAAACATACTTTTTAGGGCGGAAACCTGCGCCCATCGTGGAGAGCGTTGGGTTACCGACCTCTATGAAGGGACCTACAAAACGCAAAACAGTTATTGCTTTTTGCTACAGGAACAAGTCTTTAGGCTTGGGTACATTGACAAAAGAAGATGGTGTGCTATAATAGAATTGTATTTGGGCGTGTGCGGTGGACGCGCCTGCAGTCATAGGGATAAGAGAATTGAGAAGCGAAGCGTTATGCTAAAACCGAAACCCAGCATTGACACGATTCAACCCTATCAGGGCGGTAAACCGATTGAAGAGGTCCGGCGCGAACTCGGCATTACCGATATTATCAAACTGGCATCCAACGAAAATCCGTTAGGCCCCTCGCCGTTAGCGATGCAGGCGATCTCAGAGAGTGCGACACAGGTGCATTTCTATCCTGACGGTAACGCCTACTACCTTAAAGAGGATCTCGCAGCGTCCCTCGGAATTTCTGCTGAACATCTGATCTTAGGAAACGGGTCGAACGATGTGTTGCAACTCGTCGCCGAAGCGTATGTCGCACCCGGTGATGAGGTCATCTATGCAGCTGGAGCATTCGTTGTCTATAGTGTCGTGACGAGGTTGTGCAGTGCAACAGCGGTCGTCGTGCCGATGGTAGCGCATACACACGACCTCTCTGCCATGGCAGCGGCGATTACCGATAAGACGAAGGTCATCTTTGTTGCGAATCCGAACAATCCTACCGGCACGATGGTCACAGCGGATGAGACAGTGGCGTTCATGGAACGGGTGCCCGACCATGTGTTGGTCGTTTTTGACGAAGCCTATTATGAGTACGTTGACCGTTCAGACTATCCACAGACGCTCCCGTATGTGTTAGAGGGACGAAACTTCATTATTACTCGCACTTTTTCCAAGATTTACGGGCTGGCTGGGTTACGCATCGGATACGGCATCGCACCACCTCCGTTGATTGAGACGTTAAATCGGGTTCGCCAACCTTTCAATTGCAGCTTAGTTGGGCAGGCAGCGGCGCGAGCCGCACTCAAGGATACCCCACACGTTACGACGAGTCGAGAACAGAACGCTATCGGGAAAGCCTTTCTCTACGGCGCATTTGACAATATGGGACTCCGTTATGTCAAAAGCGAGGGGAATTTCATTATGTTGCACCTCGAACAATCGGGGACGGATATCGCCGAGGCACTTCTGAAAGAGGGAGTCATTGTGCGTCCGATTACAGGCTACGGCTATCCGAATGCGGTGCGTGTAACGATCGGCACACAACAGGAAAACGAAAAATTTATTGACGCATTGACAAAATGTAAAGATTTAAAATAA
- a CDS encoding aldo/keto reductase — METNQDLPTIPRRRLGRTELSIPVIPFGTQGFGNNFGFVSDEEAVDLVKHSVSIGVNHFDCARCYGDSMRKLGLALKEIPREDVIITGRLCCHSAAEWGGYGEGRPDYSAERAIADLEDQLELLGTDYLDGMLIHDPGEIDPTLEKGGTLDGLLQCKARGLVRHLGYGMRPHDFHLKAMATGDVDLILCFNDYNLIRQNAADDILPAAAEADIGVMNGWSILRGILTGVDIDAEIERGRWKKEGDVAAAYPIWEWCVEEGINLLQLALQFCLKEERIQGNNIGSLNVEQLEANVRAASTPLPDEVWEKYEARFGAN, encoded by the coding sequence ATGGAAACCAATCAAGATCTTCCCACAATTCCGAGGCGACGACTCGGACGAACAGAACTCAGTATTCCGGTTATTCCGTTCGGGACGCAGGGATTTGGAAACAACTTCGGCTTCGTTTCAGACGAAGAGGCTGTGGATCTCGTTAAACACTCGGTGTCCATCGGTGTGAACCACTTCGACTGTGCACGCTGTTATGGGGATTCAATGCGGAAACTCGGTCTGGCGTTGAAGGAGATCCCGCGTGAGGACGTTATCATTACCGGGAGACTCTGTTGCCATTCCGCTGCGGAGTGGGGTGGCTACGGAGAAGGCAGACCCGATTATTCCGCCGAACGCGCAATCGCCGACCTCGAGGACCAACTCGAACTTCTCGGCACAGACTATCTCGACGGTATGCTTATCCACGACCCAGGCGAGATTGATCCGACGCTGGAAAAGGGAGGCACGCTCGACGGTTTGCTCCAATGTAAGGCGCGTGGACTTGTCCGCCACCTCGGATACGGGATGCGTCCCCACGATTTCCATCTCAAGGCGATGGCAACAGGCGATGTTGACCTTATCCTCTGCTTCAACGACTACAACCTCATCCGGCAGAACGCCGCTGACGACATCCTCCCTGCTGCTGCTGAAGCAGACATCGGGGTCATGAACGGTTGGTCGATCTTGCGCGGTATCCTCACAGGTGTCGATATTGACGCTGAGATTGAAAGAGGACGCTGGAAAAAAGAAGGTGATGTTGCAGCAGCATACCCAATTTGGGAGTGGTGCGTTGAAGAAGGCATAAATTTGCTTCAACTCGCGCTTCAGTTCTGTCTGAAAGAAGAACGGATTCAGGGCAACAACATCGGTAGCCTCAACGTCGAGCAGCTTGAAGCGAACGTTCGAGCCGCCAGCACACCGCTACCCGATGAAGTCTGGGAGAAATACGAAGCACGTTTTGGGGCAAATTAG
- the mutY gene encoding A/G-specific adenine glycosylase codes for MHKKPLRKHYQDFRDALLAWFKVYQRDMPWRHTNDPYRIWVSEVMLQQTQVKKVVGYYERFIERFPDVQHLAAAPLQDVLKVWEGLGYYARARNLHKAAQVVVNELGGKIPLDYAAFRKLPGVGDYSAAAVQSIAFNAPYAAVDGNIKRVLARLFLMESPINDPKSARSFQQKADELLDPKAPGFFNQAMMELGATVCRPQSPTCLVCPVNSFCEAFHAARQDEFPYRRETKPVPEHHLAVGVIYKDNEVLLTQRQLDGLLGGLWEFPGGQLAEDETAETACVRHIADAVNLSVTNVRFLTRVRHAYTHFKVVVDVFQCDYQAGEVVLTGPRDAKWVGVTALREYPLPRVTHKFLEKLIGK; via the coding sequence ATGCACAAAAAACCTTTACGCAAACACTACCAAGATTTTCGGGATGCGTTGTTGGCGTGGTTCAAGGTCTACCAACGCGATATGCCGTGGCGACACACAAATGACCCTTACCGAATTTGGGTCTCCGAGGTGATGCTCCAACAGACACAGGTCAAGAAGGTGGTGGGATACTATGAGCGGTTCATCGAACGGTTTCCAGATGTCCAACACTTGGCAGCCGCACCGCTACAGGATGTCTTGAAGGTGTGGGAAGGTCTGGGGTATTATGCGAGAGCACGGAATCTCCATAAGGCAGCACAGGTCGTTGTGAATGAGTTGGGCGGGAAGATACCGCTGGATTATGCGGCCTTTCGGAAGTTGCCGGGGGTCGGGGATTATAGTGCAGCAGCGGTACAAAGTATCGCTTTTAACGCGCCGTATGCAGCTGTAGACGGGAATATCAAACGCGTCCTGGCGCGTCTGTTTCTAATGGAGTCCCCGATTAACGATCCGAAGTCGGCGAGGTCGTTTCAGCAGAAAGCGGATGAACTCTTGGATCCGAAGGCACCGGGGTTTTTCAATCAGGCGATGATGGAGTTGGGGGCAACAGTGTGTCGTCCGCAATCGCCGACCTGTCTCGTCTGTCCCGTGAATTCGTTTTGTGAGGCGTTCCACGCCGCGCGGCAAGACGAGTTTCCGTATCGGCGCGAGACGAAACCTGTCCCAGAACACCATCTCGCTGTTGGCGTTATCTATAAGGACAACGAGGTCTTACTTACGCAGCGGCAACTCGATGGTCTGCTCGGTGGACTCTGGGAGTTTCCGGGTGGACAACTTGCTGAGGATGAAACCGCCGAAACGGCGTGTGTCCGACACATCGCTGATGCCGTCAATCTTTCTGTTACCAACGTGCGGTTCCTCACGCGTGTCAGGCATGCCTACACCCATTTCAAGGTCGTTGTGGATGTTTTTCAGTGTGACTATCAAGCGGGTGAGGTGGTTCTGACGGGTCCACGGGATGCAAAGTGGGTCGGGGTTACGGCACTGCGGGAGTATCCCCTCCCACGTGTGACGCATAAGTTCTTGGAGAAATTGATTGGGAAGTAG
- a CDS encoding formylglycine-generating enzyme family protein, whose translation MHIETLDYPFIHIPAGAFIMGTIPTGMRKTDPEEPQRSVLLDAYAIGTYQVTNAQYAQFVEETGYPQPLFWDDAHLNGPDFPVVGVSWHDATNFLAWLSECEGMAYRLPSEAEWEKAARGTDAREYPWGNIWDASRANTSESGNKRLVPTGSYPSGVSPYGCYDMAGNAYDWCFDWFHMETYKYSPAENPLGASEGRRKVIRGGAWIARGEFAARCANRAAYEPIRGIHSVGFRIAMDM comes from the coding sequence ATGCACATCGAAACACTTGATTACCCTTTCATCCATATCCCCGCTGGAGCGTTCATAATGGGAACGATTCCGACCGGAATGCGGAAAACCGATCCAGAGGAACCGCAACGGAGCGTTCTGCTCGATGCTTACGCCATCGGGACGTATCAGGTCACGAATGCCCAATACGCGCAGTTTGTTGAGGAGACAGGATACCCACAACCGCTGTTCTGGGACGATGCGCATCTCAATGGACCCGATTTTCCTGTCGTCGGTGTAAGCTGGCACGATGCGACTAATTTTTTGGCATGGCTCAGTGAGTGTGAAGGCATGGCGTATCGCTTGCCGTCGGAGGCGGAATGGGAGAAGGCAGCACGAGGGACGGATGCGCGGGAGTATCCCTGGGGGAATATCTGGGATGCCAGTCGAGCGAATACATCGGAATCCGGGAATAAACGATTGGTGCCGACTGGGAGTTATCCGTCGGGTGTGAGTCCTTACGGGTGCTACGATATGGCAGGCAACGCTTATGACTGGTGTTTCGATTGGTTTCACATGGAGACGTATAAGTACTCGCCTGCGGAGAATCCGTTGGGCGCGAGTGAGGGACGGCGGAAGGTAATTCGCGGGGGGGCGTGGATTGCGCGCGGAGAGTTCGCTGCGCGGTGTGCGAACCGTGCAGCGTATGAACCGATCCGCGGAATTCACAGTGTCGGTTTTCGGATTGCCATGGATATGTAG